A stretch of DNA from Nitrospira sp.:
CCGTTCATTGCGGCGCATTGACGGGTCCGCCCGAAGTCTGAAGCGAGTCGTCCTTCCGTTCACCTGAACGTTGGCAGAAGAGTGCATGATGTCAAAGTGTCGTGTTGGCCGACACGGAGACGCAGGAAGGATTATGGTCCGGCAGAGAAACGAACTCCGCGCCTTGGGATTGACCAGATTCTCCGACGCACAGTTGCCGATTAGCCGGGCTCATGCAAAATGTGTTACATAAAGTTCACTCCATAGTATCCAGCGGAAACACGAGGGGAAATGCCCACCGACGACATAATCCAGAAAGTCAGCGATCGCTATGCCCGCGCCGCCTCCACTGGGGAGCAGATGTGTTGTCCGACGGGTTACAACTTTGAGGATCTACGCTCGTTCATTCCGGATGCCGTTCTGAACATTTCCTACGGCTGCGGCACTCCAGCAGGATTGGACACGGTGCAGACCGGTGAAACCGTCCTGGACATCGGCTCCGGCGGCGGGATCGATTGCTTCGAAGCCGCGCGCCGTGTGGGCCCTACTGGGCATGTCATTGGAATCGACATGACGGACACCATGCTGGAGATCGCCCGCCAACATGCCCCCATCGTCGCCGCAAATCTCGGGTTTCCCCAATCGAACACCGAGTTTCGCAAGGGCATGGCCGATGCGATGCCGGTGGAGGACGCCACCATCGACGTGATCATCTCTAACTGCGTCATCAACCTCGCCCCTCATAAGTGTAAGGTCTTCCACGAGATGTACCGCGTCCTAAAGCCAGGTGGTCGCTTCACGATCTCCGATATCGTATCCGACCAAGTCGTTCCGCAATACATGGTGCACGATGCCGCCAAGTGGGGCGACTGCCTCTCTGGAGCCCTGCAGGTTCAAGATTACATCGGCGGAATGGTGGAGGCGGGTTTTCGCGCCGTGCACCAGATCAAGTCCGGTACCTGGCAATCGATCGACGGCGTGCATTTTCTGTCCGTCACCCTGACCGGGTACAAGCTCTCGGATACGGTGGACAACGAAGCCCCGCTCTATGCGACACTGTGCGGACCGTTTTCAACCGTGACCGACGAACTGGGCCAGCAGTACCGACGCGGCGTGCCACAGCCGATCGATGCACAGTCTGCACAACTGTTACGGAGTGCGCCGCTGCGCCCGCTGTTCCTCATCGGTCCGGCGCCAATCACGCTTGTTGAGGCCGATCCACGCTGGTGCGCCATCCTGCCAGAGCCGACTCCCTGCGTCTGGCAGGGCGCCTACGCCATTCTTACCGGACCCATCATCAGCGCCGAGGATGACGATCATCATCAGTTCTATCGGGGAGTGCCGCTGGAAATCTGCTCGAAGACCCAGCATGTCCTAATCCAGGACCCATACCAATCTCACTTCACGATCTACCACCGAAGCTCGCACGTCGTGGAGGGCGAACCGGTGAGGTGTTCGCCTGAAGGGAACTGCTGCTGATGCCGGTCTCCGCTGGACATGTGACCTCATCTCTTGATGCTTCGCTGCAGGCCCGACTCGCCTGGCTCAGCCGCAGCAGAACCATTGAGGCCGCAACACCAACGATGAATGCACTTCAAACGACTGGCGATGGTCAACCATGGCCCTGACACTGTCGGGTCAACACAAACCGCTCGCCTCTTCTGCCGAACAATTGAAGGTGCTCGCAGACATCGGGAGCTGCATGCCGTTTGACGAGCAACTTCGCCGCAGCGGACTGTCTCCACTCCATGCGACCGGCATCACGGTATTTCAGATCAATGTGGGCAAGCTCTGCAACCAAACCTGCCGCCATTGCCATGTGGATGCAGGTCCGGACCGCACCGAACGCATGACACGGGAGACTGCGGAGCACTGCATCGCGGCCTTGGCACAGACTGACATTCCAACCGTCGACATCACCGGCGGGGCGCCGGAGCTCAATCCCAATTTCCGCTGGCTGGTCGAGCAGACTCATGCCTTGAACCGACACGTGATGGACCGCTGCAATCTGTCGGTGCTGCTGTTGCCTTCGCAGGCGGACCTGGCAACCTTCCTCGCGGCGCATCGGGTGGAGATCGTCGCCTCACTGCCGTATTACCGTGCCGCGCAAACTGACGCGCAACGCGGGGATGGCGTCTTCGACAAATCCATCGAGGCACTGCGCCTGCTGAATAGGCTCGGCTACGGCCGTGAGGACAGCGGACTGCTCTTGAATCTCGTGCACAATCCCGTCGGCGCCTTCCTGCCGCCTAAACAGGACGCGATCGAGGCGCAGTTCCGGAAAGAGCTCCGCACCAAGCATGGCGTGGAATTCAACCATCTCTACACAATCACCAACATGCCGGTGAGCCGCTTCCTCGAATTTTTGCTAGAGAGCGGCAACTACCAGGGATACATGGAGCGGCTGGCGAATGCGTACAATCCGGCTGCCGCCACCGGCGTGATGTGCCGCTATACGCTCTCCGTCGGATGGGACGGCACCCTCTACGATTGCGATTTCAACCAGATGCTGGAACTACCGCTGCATCCAAGCGTCCCTACGCACATCCGCAACTGTGATCTCGCGCGGCTCCATCACCGGCACATCACCACAGGCAATCATTGTTACGGGTGTACGGCGGGAGCGGGATCGTCCTGCGGCGGTGCGGTGACCTGAATGGTACGCCCTTCGCCGAACTGCTGGCTTCACCACGGGGCCCGGTGCGCTGAACCCAGCGCCTCACGCCCATCATCGTGCCCTCGGGCATCTTAAGTATTGCTCACACGTCCCCACTTTGCTAAGGTGGCGCGTCGGCATCCACTGCTTTCCTGTACAACTGAGCCACACGATGGTCTGGGACCCGAAAGACCCTTGGAGCAAGAAGGGCGACGATTTGGATCAGGCCTTCAAGCAGGCCCAGGGTCAACTACGCAACCTGCTGCCCACCGGCGGGTTCCGCAATCTGCTCTTCGTCGCCTTCACCGTCTTCCTCATCTGGCAAAGCGCATTCATCGTGGCTCCTGATGAAGAAGGGGTCGTCAAACGATTCGGGATTCCGGTTCGAGTCGTAGAACCGGGCCCACACATGAAAATTCCGGTGGTCGAAAGCGTGCTGCAGCCCAAGGTGGCAAAATTGCACCGGGTGGAAATTGGGTTTCGTACCGACCGGCAGGGGCGTCAGCAGATGATTCCGCAGGAAGCCTTGATGCTGACCGGCGATATGAACATCCTCGCCATCGAATTCATTGTTCAATACAAGATCAAAAGTTCACGCGAGTATCTATTCAATGTCGCCGACATCGACGATACGATCGGCAAGGCGGCTGAAGCTTCCATGCGGGAGGTCATCGGGAAGAGCAAAATCGACGAGGCGCTGACCACCGGCAAAGCACAGATCCAGCATGACACCCAGGAGCTGCTTCAGCACATTCTGGATGAATACAAGACCGGCGTGCAGGTAGCTGCCGTCCAATTGCAGGACGTCGACCCCCCCGAAGCCGTGGCCGCCGCATTTAAAGACGTGACCAATGCCAAGGAAGATCGTGAAAAACTGATCAACCAGGCGCAGGGATATCGAAATGATATCACCCCTAAAGCCAAGGGAGAGGCGGCCCAATTGGTGAATCAGGCCAAGGGGTATGCGCAAGCGCGATTGAACCGCGCCCAGGGGGAAGCCAATCGCTTCCTTGCCACCCTCAAAGAATACAACCAGTCGAAAGATATCATCAGCAAGCGAATCTACATCGAAACGCTCGAAGACGTGCTTCCCCACATCGACAAATTCGTGCTGGATGGCAAAGGTGGAGAGCGAGCCCTGCCCTATCTCCCGTTGGATCGTTTCAGTAAACCGGCCCCCGCCGGCACGACGCAGGAGCGCACGCCATGAGCAAGCAGGGATTTGCGGTCGCGTTTGTCGGCATTGTCATCGGCTTGCTGGTGCTTGGCGCGTCGCCCTTTTACATTGTCGACGTGACCCAAAACGCCATCGTGGTGCAGCTCGGCAAACCAGTCCGCAATGTCACCGAAGGCGGCCTGTATCTGAAAGTGCCGTTCATCGAAGAAGTCACCTATTTCGATAAGCGGCTGCTGGATTATGACTCCAACGCTCAGGACGTGATCACGCAGGACAAAAAGACTCTCCTGCTCGACAACTTTGCCAAATGGCGGATCACAGATCCCCTCAAGGTCTATCAAGCATTCCAAAGCCAGCGCGGCGCGTTGCAGCGCTTGCATGACATCATCTATTCGGAATTGCGTGTTGAGCTGGGCCGTCACGAACTGGCGGAAATTGTCTCGTCGGCTCGGGCGCAACTCATGGCTGTGGTCACACAACGCGCGAATGAAAAGGCCTCGGCGTACGGCATTGAGATTCAAGATGTGCGGATCAAACGGGCAGACCTTCCCGAACAAAACGAGAAAGCCGTCTTTTCACGCATGCAGGCAGAGCGGGAACGACAAGCCAAGCAATATCGAGCGGAAGGCGCGGAAGAGGCGCAGAAAATTAAATCGGAAGCCGAAAAAGATCGGGAAATTATCCTGGCCGAAGCCTATCGTGAATCAGAAGAACTTCGTGGCGGCGGCGATGCCAAGGCCTTCAAGATCTACGCGGATGCGTACCGCCAGGACCCGCACTTCTTTGAGTTCACCCGCACGATGGAAGCCTATCGCAAAACCCTCAAAGACAAAACCACCATCCTCGTCAGCCCTGACTCCGAATACTTCCGTTTCCTCAAGCAACGTTAGCCCGCATTATTCATGACGGTTCGTCGCGAAATTGCCAAGTCACGTGGCGAGACCGGCGCGCGGAGCCGGGAGGACCCGAATCGTACTCGTGCAGTACGGTGAGGATCCGATAGGCGAGCTCGCCGGCCGAAGGCCCGTCGCAGCAGTGAATTGGCGATTGCAGCAGAAGCGCTCATGAATAATTCGGGCTAGGAAGCATCACGCCAGCCCGACGATCTCGCCAGACCGAGGATCGATATCGATGCGCTCGCCGGCCGGCTTTTTGGGTAGCCCAGGCATGAGTTGAATGCCCGAACAGACCGCTGTGAGAAAGCCCGCCCCGGACAGAATTCGCAACTCTTGGATGGGCACGGTAAATCCGGATGGCCGTCCTTTGAGAGCCGGGTCGTGAGAGAGCGACAGGGGCGTCTTGGCCATACAGATAGGAAATTGCTCGAATCCCAAGCTTGCCGCCAATTCCATATCCTTTTCCGCCTTCGGTGAATACGACACGTCGGCTGCGCCATACATCCTCGTGGCAATGGTCTCGATCTTCTTCTTGATAGGCCAGGTCGCATCATAGAGGTGCGTGAAGGTCGATCCTTGCGCCGCCACCTTCACGACCGCGCGAGCCAGTTCTTCCGCGCCTTTTCCGCCATCAGCCCAATGGGTGGACACAGCCGCCGCTGAGGCCCCCGCCGTCAGGGCGCGCTCACATACCCACTCCAATTCTTTCTGTGAATCATCCTGAAAGGCATTGACGGCCACCACCACGGGCACGCCGTGTGCTCGCACGTTCGCAATGTGCTGCTCGAGATTGGCGAACCCCCGTTCCAGCGCCGCCTGGTTCGGTCCTGTCAGTCCCGGGGGAAGCGGTAATCCTGATTTCACCGTGCCGCCGCCACCGTGCAACTTGAGTGCACGCAACGTCGCAACGACTACACCTGCGTCCGGACGAAGTCCTGACGTGCGGCACTTGATGTTGAAAAACTTTTCTGCGCCCAAATCGCTGCCGAATCCGGCTTCCGTCACCACATACTCCGCACAACGTAGCGCCAGCTGATCTGAGACCACCGAGCAGTTTCCATGAGCAATGTTGCCGAACGGTCCGGCATGGACAAACGCGGGCGTGCCTTCCAGGGTCTGCACCAGATTTGGAAGCAAGGCATCTTTGAGCAGCACCGCCATCGACCCGGTACAACCGAATGCATCGGCTGTGGTCATGGCGCCACTCTCTGTCAGACCGACCAGGATTCTGCCGAGGCGCTGACGCAGGTCAGCATGATCCGTCGCCAGCGCCAACACCGCCATGATCTCCGACGCCTCCGTAATGACAAACTGCCCAGGCCGCGGGCCCGCTTCCGCACTCAATACGATATCGCGGAGTGCTCGGTCACTCACACCCAGCGTGCGAGGCCATCTGATCGTG
This window harbors:
- the hflK gene encoding FtsH protease activity modulator HflK → MVWDPKDPWSKKGDDLDQAFKQAQGQLRNLLPTGGFRNLLFVAFTVFLIWQSAFIVAPDEEGVVKRFGIPVRVVEPGPHMKIPVVESVLQPKVAKLHRVEIGFRTDRQGRQQMIPQEALMLTGDMNILAIEFIVQYKIKSSREYLFNVADIDDTIGKAAEASMREVIGKSKIDEALTTGKAQIQHDTQELLQHILDEYKTGVQVAAVQLQDVDPPEAVAAAFKDVTNAKEDREKLINQAQGYRNDITPKAKGEAAQLVNQAKGYAQARLNRAQGEANRFLATLKEYNQSKDIISKRIYIETLEDVLPHIDKFVLDGKGGERALPYLPLDRFSKPAPAGTTQERTP
- the arsS gene encoding arsenosugar biosynthesis radical SAM protein ArsS (Some members of this family are selenoproteins.), with the protein product MALTLSGQHKPLASSAEQLKVLADIGSCMPFDEQLRRSGLSPLHATGITVFQINVGKLCNQTCRHCHVDAGPDRTERMTRETAEHCIAALAQTDIPTVDITGGAPELNPNFRWLVEQTHALNRHVMDRCNLSVLLLPSQADLATFLAAHRVEIVASLPYYRAAQTDAQRGDGVFDKSIEALRLLNRLGYGREDSGLLLNLVHNPVGAFLPPKQDAIEAQFRKELRTKHGVEFNHLYTITNMPVSRFLEFLLESGNYQGYMERLANAYNPAAATGVMCRYTLSVGWDGTLYDCDFNQMLELPLHPSVPTHIRNCDLARLHHRHITTGNHCYGCTAGAGSSCGGAVT
- a CDS encoding methyltransferase domain-containing protein, which produces MPTDDIIQKVSDRYARAASTGEQMCCPTGYNFEDLRSFIPDAVLNISYGCGTPAGLDTVQTGETVLDIGSGGGIDCFEAARRVGPTGHVIGIDMTDTMLEIARQHAPIVAANLGFPQSNTEFRKGMADAMPVEDATIDVIISNCVINLAPHKCKVFHEMYRVLKPGGRFTISDIVSDQVVPQYMVHDAAKWGDCLSGALQVQDYIGGMVEAGFRAVHQIKSGTWQSIDGVHFLSVTLTGYKLSDTVDNEAPLYATLCGPFSTVTDELGQQYRRGVPQPIDAQSAQLLRSAPLRPLFLIGPAPITLVEADPRWCAILPEPTPCVWQGAYAILTGPIISAEDDDHHQFYRGVPLEICSKTQHVLIQDPYQSHFTIYHRSSHVVEGEPVRCSPEGNCC
- the hflC gene encoding protease modulator HflC; this encodes MSKQGFAVAFVGIVIGLLVLGASPFYIVDVTQNAIVVQLGKPVRNVTEGGLYLKVPFIEEVTYFDKRLLDYDSNAQDVITQDKKTLLLDNFAKWRITDPLKVYQAFQSQRGALQRLHDIIYSELRVELGRHELAEIVSSARAQLMAVVTQRANEKASAYGIEIQDVRIKRADLPEQNEKAVFSRMQAERERQAKQYRAEGAEEAQKIKSEAEKDREIILAEAYRESEELRGGGDAKAFKIYADAYRQDPHFFEFTRTMEAYRKTLKDKTTILVSPDSEYFRFLKQR
- a CDS encoding formate--tetrahydrofolate ligase, with product MTDLEIARSVPHRHIFEVAQALGIHSDDLIPFGRYKAKISLNFAERVQQRPLGRYVLVTAINPTPLGEGKTTTSVGLSMALCRLGHRAAVTLRQPSLGPVFGIKGGGTGGGRAQVWPMEDINLHFTGDAHAVSASHNLLSAFVDNHLFHGNALNLDPHTIRWPRTLGVSDRALRDIVLSAEAGPRPGQFVITEASEIMAVLALATDHADLRQRLGRILVGLTESGAMTTADAFGCTGSMAVLLKDALLPNLVQTLEGTPAFVHAGPFGNIAHGNCSVVSDQLALRCAEYVVTEAGFGSDLGAEKFFNIKCRTSGLRPDAGVVVATLRALKLHGGGGTVKSGLPLPPGLTGPNQAALERGFANLEQHIANVRAHGVPVVVAVNAFQDDSQKELEWVCERALTAGASAAAVSTHWADGGKGAEELARAVVKVAAQGSTFTHLYDATWPIKKKIETIATRMYGAADVSYSPKAEKDMELAASLGFEQFPICMAKTPLSLSHDPALKGRPSGFTVPIQELRILSGAGFLTAVCSGIQLMPGLPKKPAGERIDIDPRSGEIVGLA